The Pelmatolapia mariae isolate MD_Pm_ZW linkage group LG10_11, Pm_UMD_F_2, whole genome shotgun sequence genome includes a region encoding these proteins:
- the gbp gene encoding glycogen synthase kinase binding protein, whose protein sequence is MPCRKQDYLLLEQSVTVDSAEVDALVTRIGEALQLHGSAQTSVSVSRLHGLAGGPATKPAAGGAGAPAQARTGCCMRLRSRRGPRAGGRPSPYGVPGSGDSDWDRIRPWNRKRLGGPEDDPHRLLQELLLSGNLIKEAVRRLQLSADCGD, encoded by the coding sequence ATGCCGTGCCGGAAGCAGGACTACCTGCTGCTGGAGCAGTCGGTGACCGTGGACTCAGCGGAGGTGGACGCACTGGTGACGCGGATCGGAGAGGCGCTGCAGCTGCACGGCTCCGCCCAAACGTCGGTGTCGGTGAGCCGTCTGCACGGCCTCGCCGGCGGCCCCGCGACCAAACCGGCGGCCGGCGGTGCAGGGGCTCCAGCGCAGGCGCGGACCGGCTGCtgcatgcggctccggagccgccgGGGGCCGCGGGCCGGCGGCAGGCCGAGCCCGTACGGCGTGCCCGGCTCCGGAGACTCGGACTGGGACCGGATCCGCCCCTGGAACCGAAAGCGGCTCGGCGGGCCGGAGGACGACCCGCACCGGCTGCTACAGGAGCTGCTGCTCTCCGGGAACCTGATCAAGGAGGCCGTGAGGCGGTTGCAGCTGTCCGCGGACTGCGGGGACTGA